The proteins below are encoded in one region of Bacteroides uniformis:
- a CDS encoding beta-glucosidase, whose product MKKQLFYLLLAAGVLSACGPAAPQLGKDSVEDVIGAMTLEEKAHLVIGTGMVGTSGDSTVIGTTKKLVPGAAGTTYPIPRLGIPAIVLADGPAGLRIDPIREGDSATYYCTHFPIGTLLASTWNQDLVEEVGKSIGNEVLEYGADVLLAPALNIHRNPLCGRNFEYYSEDPLVSGKIAAAYVRGIQSNGVGTSIKHFAVNNQETNRNANDARITPRALREIYLKGFEIAVKESAPWTVMSSYNHINGTYASENTDLLSTLLRDEWNFEGMVVTDWFGGKDAVAQMIAGNDMLQPGRANQYDMIIEGVKSGKLDESILNRNVKRVLELILQTPHFKEYKYSNKPDLKAHAAVTRQSATEGMVLLKNNNETLPFERKVRNIALFGCTSYDFIAGGTGSGNVNRAYTVSLLDGLKNAGYQIDEALKADYEQYIEAENKKNTPDSSQPFSRFMPVPRPTELIPTTKVLSEQVAKADVALVTLGRTSGEFVDRNVSDFELSEEELQLLKSVSQAFHAAGKKVVVVLNIGGVIETASWKKLPDAILLAWQAGQEGGNSVTDVLSGKVSPSGKLTMTFPNKLMDVASSTNFPMDARANTDVRNKEDKSSSVKNVDYTDYEEDIFVGYRYFDSFGKQVSYPFGYGLSYTTFEYVNPSVKVDNGIYSVSIDVKNVGKFAGKEVVQLYVSAPNRFQMNKPEKELKAFTKTKELRPGETVTATLKLNTTDLASYDEASSSWVVDAGNYKFLIGTSSKDIKAVLDVDVVSVVEKTNDILKPQETVNTIKR is encoded by the coding sequence ATGAAAAAACAACTGTTTTATTTGCTGTTGGCTGCAGGCGTGTTGAGCGCTTGTGGCCCTGCGGCTCCTCAATTGGGTAAAGATTCTGTTGAGGATGTTATTGGTGCCATGACTTTGGAAGAAAAGGCACATTTGGTTATCGGTACCGGAATGGTGGGTACTTCGGGTGACAGTACGGTGATTGGCACTACAAAGAAGTTGGTTCCCGGTGCAGCAGGTACTACTTATCCGATACCCCGTTTGGGAATTCCTGCCATTGTGTTGGCTGATGGACCTGCAGGTTTACGTATAGATCCTATCCGCGAAGGGGATTCTGCTACTTATTATTGTACACATTTTCCTATCGGTACGTTACTTGCTTCTACTTGGAATCAGGATTTGGTAGAGGAAGTTGGAAAATCAATTGGTAATGAAGTGTTGGAATATGGTGCGGATGTTTTACTGGCTCCTGCTTTGAATATCCATCGGAATCCTTTGTGCGGGCGTAATTTTGAATATTATTCCGAAGACCCGTTGGTGTCTGGCAAGATAGCTGCTGCATATGTTAGAGGGATACAGAGCAACGGAGTGGGAACTTCCATCAAACATTTTGCTGTTAACAACCAGGAAACCAATCGGAATGCTAATGATGCTCGTATCACTCCTCGTGCCTTACGGGAAATCTATTTGAAGGGGTTCGAAATTGCAGTGAAGGAATCGGCACCATGGACAGTAATGTCCTCTTACAATCATATTAATGGCACCTATGCTTCTGAGAATACAGACTTGCTGTCCACTTTATTGCGTGATGAGTGGAATTTCGAGGGTATGGTGGTAACTGACTGGTTTGGAGGGAAGGATGCCGTGGCTCAGATGATAGCAGGTAATGATATGCTCCAACCGGGAAGGGCTAACCAGTATGATATGATTATCGAAGGGGTGAAATCCGGAAAATTGGATGAATCCATACTGAATCGTAATGTGAAGCGTGTTCTTGAACTTATTCTCCAAACTCCTCATTTTAAAGAATACAAATATTCCAATAAACCTGATTTGAAGGCGCACGCAGCAGTTACCCGCCAGTCAGCGACTGAAGGAATGGTTTTGTTGAAGAATAATAACGAAACCTTGCCATTTGAAAGGAAGGTCAGAAATATAGCTCTTTTCGGGTGTACTTCCTATGATTTCATAGCAGGAGGTACCGGCTCAGGTAATGTGAATCGTGCCTATACAGTCTCATTATTGGATGGTTTGAAGAATGCTGGATACCAGATAGATGAAGCATTGAAGGCCGATTATGAACAGTATATTGAGGCCGAGAATAAGAAAAATACTCCTGACTCGTCTCAGCCTTTCTCCAGATTTATGCCGGTACCTCGCCCGACAGAACTTATCCCTACTACAAAGGTGTTGTCAGAACAAGTTGCTAAAGCGGATGTTGCATTGGTTACGCTGGGACGTACTTCCGGTGAATTTGTAGACCGTAATGTCAGTGATTTTGAACTGAGTGAGGAAGAATTGCAACTGCTGAAGTCCGTCAGCCAAGCTTTCCATGCTGCTGGGAAGAAAGTGGTGGTGGTATTGAATATCGGAGGTGTAATTGAAACAGCTTCTTGGAAAAAACTACCGGATGCTATTTTGCTGGCTTGGCAGGCAGGACAGGAGGGTGGAAATAGTGTGACGGATGTGTTGAGCGGTAAGGTATCTCCATCGGGTAAGTTGACAATGACTTTCCCGAACAAGTTGATGGACGTTGCTTCTTCGACCAATTTTCCTATGGATGCTAGGGCTAATACAGATGTGAGGAATAAGGAGGACAAAAGCTCTTCAGTGAAGAATGTAGACTATACGGATTATGAAGAAGATATTTTTGTCGGTTATCGCTATTTCGATAGTTTCGGAAAGCAAGTGTCTTATCCTTTCGGCTATGGTCTTTCGTATACAACATTCGAGTATGTCAATCCGTCTGTCAAAGTTGATAATGGTATATATTCTGTTTCTATTGATGTGAAGAATGTTGGTAAGTTTGCAGGGAAAGAGGTTGTTCAGCTTTATGTCTCCGCTCCCAATAGGTTTCAGATGAACAAACCGGAAAAAGAACTTAAAGCTTTTACCAAAACTAAGGAATTGAGGCCAGGTGAGACTGTTACTGCCACTTTGAAACTGAACACTACGGATTTGGCTTCTTATGATGAAGCTTCTTCTTCATGGGTAGTGGATGCTGGAAATTATAAGTTTTTGATTGGAACCTCTTCCAAGGATATTAAGGCTGTACTTGATGTTGATGTGGTATCAGTTGTGGAAAAAACAAATGACATATTGAAACCACAAGAGACTGTTAATACGATAAAACGCTGA
- a CDS encoding esterase, which translates to MKKIILAAFMAACGLQMSAQQNLFVAQDLESAIVNKDNTVTFNFKAPDAQKVQIAGDFAEKAEGQHIGGMVGAGLIDMTKNSEGIWTYTTKPLDSELYSYEFMVDGVPTIDPNNVYVYRDFATTSNVFIVGNGKADLYKVNKVPHGTLAHRWYHSDGMKMDRRINIYTPAGYEQSGDRKYPVLYLLHGMGGDEDEWTTFGRAAQILDNLIAQGKAEPMIVVMPNGHAAMEAAPGESSLGYYKPYHMKNGTMDGAFEAYFPEIITFVESNYRVQADKAHRAIAGLSMGGFHSANISLNYPDMFDYVGLFSAALNVQSAGQKNSPVYQDMDKKLAVQFDKAPKLYWLGIGKDDFLYRNNAAYRADLDKKGYKYEFMETPGGHVWTCWRIYLSVFAPKLFK; encoded by the coding sequence ATGAAAAAGATTATATTGGCCGCATTTATGGCAGCCTGTGGACTGCAAATGTCTGCCCAGCAGAATTTGTTTGTAGCGCAAGACCTCGAGTCTGCAATTGTGAACAAAGATAACACAGTGACTTTTAACTTTAAGGCTCCTGATGCCCAAAAGGTGCAGATTGCCGGTGACTTTGCCGAAAAGGCGGAGGGACAACACATTGGAGGTATGGTGGGAGCAGGTTTGATAGACATGACAAAGAATTCAGAAGGAATTTGGACCTATACTACCAAGCCGTTGGATTCAGAACTTTATAGCTATGAATTCATGGTAGATGGTGTGCCGACTATAGACCCTAACAATGTTTATGTCTATCGTGACTTTGCTACCACAAGCAATGTGTTTATTGTAGGGAATGGTAAGGCAGATTTATATAAGGTAAATAAAGTTCCTCATGGAACATTGGCCCATCGTTGGTATCACTCTGATGGTATGAAAATGGATCGCCGTATCAATATCTACACGCCGGCAGGTTATGAACAATCCGGTGATAGGAAGTATCCGGTACTCTATTTATTGCATGGTATGGGAGGGGATGAAGATGAGTGGACAACTTTTGGACGTGCTGCACAGATTCTCGATAATTTGATTGCACAAGGCAAGGCTGAACCGATGATTGTTGTGATGCCCAATGGGCATGCTGCCATGGAGGCTGCACCTGGTGAGAGTAGTCTGGGATACTATAAACCTTACCATATGAAGAATGGAACCATGGACGGTGCTTTTGAAGCCTATTTCCCTGAGATTATCACGTTTGTAGAAAGTAATTATCGTGTACAAGCGGACAAAGCTCATCGTGCTATTGCGGGGCTTTCAATGGGTGGTTTTCATTCTGCCAATATTTCTTTGAACTATCCTGATATGTTCGACTATGTAGGTTTATTCTCTGCGGCCCTTAATGTCCAGAGTGCAGGTCAGAAAAATAGTCCGGTTTATCAGGATATGGATAAAAAGTTAGCTGTTCAGTTTGATAAGGCTCCCAAACTTTACTGGTTGGGTATCGGTAAAGACGATTTTCTTTATAGAAACAATGCAGCTTATCGCGCTGATTTGGATAAAAAAGGATATAAATATGAGTTTATGGAAACTCCTGGTGGACATGTATGGACCTGCTGGCGTATTTATCTCTCTGTATTTGCTCCCAAGTTGTTTAAATAA
- a CDS encoding RagB/SusD family nutrient uptake outer membrane protein — MKAKYILSSLLLAGCTFFSSCEDNLDISQHGVSTFENFYKTDADAEEAIIACYSNWKDTYEPAFWLKNLLSDDCYSAGESWTAASAQLLSTYTFDSDFSHIKTLYTNLYKVIYAANIVLQYVGDDSEVKLRARAEAKVFRAMSYIELISLWGTPPLVDHPLKANEYSQANGNTEALWALVNQDLTEAVNSGNLEEKTSLDNFTYRITKQFAQALLGKAYVFQKNYGAAVTVLDEVINSGKYDLYSDYENIQTTKGEANCESLFESNYVYDANNVTGIMSNMIWVYVHWRGDMLAFNEPTQIYSHGGWGFFNPTKESYDAFVEMGDTYRLNASIKTYRQMEDMGISLSNAIAYMPDNAGYFSWKYRVYEADVINYWWLRCPNNTRAMRYAEVLLLAAEASLQSGNASKAAGYVNKVRDRAQLPALGNVSMDDIKKEKRLELWMEGCRYQDLIRWGDAATVLAKRGQERPALYKDGRVSWDEQKNASAGFKSGKHELLPFPATEMNVNKNMTQNPGW; from the coding sequence ATGAAAGCAAAATATATTTTATCAAGTCTGTTACTTGCCGGCTGCACTTTCTTTTCCTCTTGTGAGGACAATCTGGATATTTCGCAGCATGGGGTAAGCACTTTCGAAAATTTCTATAAAACGGATGCCGATGCGGAAGAAGCCATTATAGCCTGCTATAGCAATTGGAAGGACACCTATGAGCCTGCGTTCTGGCTGAAGAATCTTCTTTCTGACGATTGCTATTCGGCAGGGGAAAGCTGGACGGCTGCCAGTGCGCAGTTGCTGTCGACCTATACGTTCGACTCTGATTTTTCCCATATTAAAACGTTGTATACGAATCTTTATAAAGTGATTTATGCCGCCAACATTGTTTTGCAGTATGTAGGCGATGATTCTGAGGTTAAGCTTCGTGCACGTGCAGAGGCAAAGGTTTTCCGTGCGATGTCCTACATCGAATTGATCAGTCTTTGGGGAACTCCGCCGTTGGTGGACCATCCGTTGAAAGCAAACGAATATTCCCAGGCAAATGGTAATACAGAGGCGCTTTGGGCATTGGTGAACCAAGATTTGACCGAAGCTGTCAACAGTGGCAATTTGGAGGAAAAGACAAGCTTGGACAACTTTACCTATCGTATCACCAAACAATTTGCACAAGCCTTGTTGGGCAAGGCATACGTATTCCAGAAGAATTATGGTGCTGCTGTTACAGTTTTGGATGAGGTAATCAATAGCGGGAAGTACGACCTTTACAGTGATTATGAGAATATCCAGACTACCAAAGGCGAGGCGAATTGTGAAAGTCTGTTTGAAAGTAATTATGTTTACGACGCCAACAATGTTACCGGCATTATGAGTAACATGATTTGGGTATATGTGCATTGGCGTGGAGACATGCTTGCATTCAATGAGCCTACTCAAATCTATTCTCATGGAGGCTGGGGATTTTTTAATCCGACGAAGGAAAGCTACGATGCGTTTGTCGAAATGGGAGATACTTATCGGTTGAATGCCTCTATCAAGACATACCGGCAAATGGAGGATATGGGTATCTCATTGAGCAATGCCATAGCTTATATGCCGGACAATGCCGGTTACTTCAGCTGGAAATACCGTGTTTATGAAGCAGATGTCATCAACTATTGGTGGTTGCGTTGTCCTAACAATACCCGTGCCATGCGTTATGCCGAGGTTCTGCTGCTTGCTGCTGAAGCGAGTCTTCAGTCCGGAAATGCAAGTAAGGCTGCCGGATATGTGAATAAAGTGCGTGACCGTGCCCAGTTGCCTGCATTGGGCAACGTTTCTATGGATGATATCAAGAAGGAGAAGCGTCTGGAGCTTTGGATGGAAGGCTGCCGTTACCAGGATTTGATTCGGTGGGGTGATGCTGCTACGGTACTTGCCAAGAGAGGGCAGGAAAGACCGGCTCTTTACAAAGACGGCCGTGTAAGCTGGGATGAGCAGAAAAATGCTTCTGCCGGCTTCAAGAGTGGTAAGCATGAACTGCTTCCGTTCCCTGCCACTGAAATGAATGTCAATAAGAATATGACCCAGAACCCGGGTTGGTAA
- a CDS encoding SusC/RagA family TonB-linked outer membrane protein: MVLVLFLLVGMTSVFAQKHVSVSGRITDELNEPMIGVSVLEKGTTNGVITDLDGNYTLSASEGSTIVFSYIGYVTQEKKAVAGTMNIILKEDSKTLDEVVVVGYGVQKKSSVTGAISSVKAEDFENRTITNAEQALQGKTAGVQIISASAAPGSNPAIRIRGYSSNASSDPLYVVDGLRTKDISNLDPNDIESMEVLKDAASAAIYGAQAGNGVVLITTRKAKKGVRRISYDFQLSSQSLGRTPDILNAQEYVNYMTEGNLIPRETIDRYWDGKTNTDWIEETFESSMMQRHNVNFQGANDNGSLFASLSYLSNNGPIVGNKDVFDRITGTVNADYKIKDWLKFTTNNSFSRYHVQSVSEGSATGSLMLSAIQLDPLTPVTYAPDKLPDTMINYMNQGHTLLQNANGDYYSISPYGDSNNINPYIMRDRGTTKRDGFVFSGSTYLDFTPIKELVITSRLGYRYTYSNSYGYVMPNITCSDLYQDYVSVSATSSNTTYWQWENFANYTKTFADKHNVNVMLGMSYSSNTSFGVTGGINGSRSGDKVDLGITKLDPNYAYFAFRTGTATRTVSGGEKRRYANLSYFGRASYDYAGKYFAQFTLRADAADLSILPLQKRWGYFPAVSVGWVLSNEKFMENLKSISHLKLRASWGQNGSIAGLADYMYDATILSGINYPMSGDVSYETGSLPSATGNYDLKWETSEQIDLGIDLRMLNDRLSFGFDYYEKKTKDLIVTGITPSLIVGNTTSPMNAGNVKNSGFEFELSWRDHIKDFSYSVKANIATLKNKVTYLHETLERIASTTSAGIGTMNYFEEGHPIWYMRGYECTGIDPQTGDPMFKDKNDDDIIGDADQTEIGSAIPDFTYGITLTAAWKGLDLTIFGSGSHGNDVFAGYNRTSRMKANTLKEFYDGRWIAVGDNAKYARSNPSNYDKYLKSSKFVFDGSYFKIKQIQLGYNLPKNLLKQVGLSNLRLYCSLDDFFTFTKYPGFDPEFTSTGNAMGLDMGSYPSSKKVVLGLNVVF, encoded by the coding sequence ATGGTCTTGGTGCTGTTCCTTTTGGTAGGTATGACATCTGTTTTTGCACAGAAACATGTAAGTGTATCTGGCAGAATCACCGATGAACTTAATGAACCGATGATTGGTGTAAGTGTATTGGAAAAAGGAACGACAAATGGTGTTATAACTGATTTGGATGGCAATTATACCTTATCAGCGAGCGAGGGTTCCACTATTGTCTTTTCGTATATCGGGTATGTGACCCAGGAAAAGAAAGCCGTTGCAGGTACTATGAATATTATACTGAAGGAAGATAGCAAGACTTTGGATGAAGTGGTTGTTGTAGGATATGGTGTACAGAAGAAAAGTTCCGTAACAGGGGCGATTTCTTCCGTAAAAGCAGAAGATTTTGAAAATCGTACCATAACCAATGCTGAGCAGGCCCTGCAGGGTAAAACAGCCGGTGTGCAAATTATTTCTGCATCTGCGGCTCCTGGTTCGAATCCCGCCATTCGTATCCGTGGATATAGCAGTAATGCCAGTTCAGATCCTTTGTATGTGGTCGATGGTTTGCGTACGAAAGACATCAGTAACCTCGATCCGAATGATATTGAGAGTATGGAGGTGTTGAAGGATGCTGCTTCTGCTGCTATCTATGGTGCCCAGGCCGGTAATGGTGTTGTCTTGATTACCACCCGGAAGGCAAAAAAAGGAGTTCGTCGTATTTCTTATGATTTCCAGTTGTCCTCCCAGTCTTTAGGTCGTACTCCTGATATTCTGAATGCTCAGGAATATGTCAATTATATGACTGAAGGTAATCTTATTCCCAGAGAAACAATAGATAGGTATTGGGATGGAAAGACAAATACCGATTGGATAGAAGAGACATTTGAATCATCCATGATGCAGCGTCACAATGTCAATTTCCAAGGTGCCAATGATAATGGCTCATTATTCGCCTCACTCTCTTATTTAAGTAATAATGGTCCCATTGTTGGCAATAAGGATGTTTTTGACCGCATTACCGGCACTGTCAATGCAGATTATAAAATAAAGGATTGGTTGAAGTTCACGACAAACAATTCATTTTCCCGTTATCATGTACAGTCTGTAAGCGAAGGTTCGGCAACCGGTTCTCTGATGCTGTCTGCCATTCAGCTTGACCCTCTGACGCCGGTCACCTATGCACCGGACAAACTGCCCGACACTATGATTAACTATATGAATCAGGGACATACTCTGCTTCAGAATGCCAATGGTGATTATTATTCCATTTCCCCTTATGGCGACTCCAATAATATCAATCCGTATATCATGCGTGACCGTGGCACAACGAAAAGGGATGGTTTTGTATTCAGCGGTTCCACTTATCTGGATTTTACTCCGATCAAAGAGTTGGTCATCACTTCACGTTTGGGATACCGTTATACTTACAGCAATTCCTACGGCTATGTTATGCCTAACATTACTTGCTCTGACCTTTATCAGGACTATGTATCGGTAAGTGCGACAAGCTCCAACACCACGTACTGGCAATGGGAAAACTTTGCCAACTATACCAAGACATTTGCAGATAAGCACAATGTAAACGTGATGCTTGGTATGTCCTATTCTTCCAATACTTCCTTTGGAGTGACGGGAGGAATCAATGGTAGCCGTTCCGGCGACAAGGTTGATTTGGGTATTACCAAGTTGGATCCCAATTATGCCTATTTTGCTTTTCGGACCGGTACTGCCACTCGTACGGTAAGTGGTGGAGAGAAGCGGAGGTATGCCAATCTTTCTTACTTTGGCCGGGCATCTTATGACTATGCAGGCAAGTATTTTGCCCAATTCACCCTTCGTGCGGATGCAGCCGACTTGTCTATCCTTCCTTTGCAGAAACGTTGGGGCTATTTCCCGGCTGTGTCTGTCGGCTGGGTACTTTCCAACGAGAAATTTATGGAAAACCTCAAGTCAATCTCTCATTTGAAGTTGCGTGCAAGCTGGGGACAGAATGGTAGTATCGCCGGTTTGGCAGACTATATGTATGATGCTACGATTTTGTCTGGAATCAATTATCCGATGTCAGGTGATGTGTCTTATGAAACAGGTTCGTTGCCATCTGCAACCGGTAACTATGATTTGAAGTGGGAAACTTCCGAACAGATAGACTTGGGTATCGACCTCCGGATGCTGAATGACCGTTTGAGCTTCGGATTTGACTATTATGAGAAGAAAACCAAAGACTTGATTGTAACCGGTATTACTCCTTCTTTGATTGTGGGTAACACTACTTCACCTATGAATGCGGGAAATGTCAAGAACAGCGGATTTGAGTTTGAACTCTCATGGCGTGATCATATCAAAGATTTCAGTTATAGTGTAAAAGCTAACATCGCTACTTTGAAGAATAAAGTAACTTATCTTCATGAAACATTGGAGCGTATTGCCAGTACAACAAGTGCAGGTATCGGCACTATGAATTATTTTGAAGAAGGACATCCCATTTGGTACATGCGCGGTTATGAGTGCACGGGTATTGATCCGCAAACGGGTGACCCAATGTTCAAAGACAAGAATGATGATGACATTATTGGAGATGCCGACCAGACAGAGATCGGTTCTGCCATTCCCGACTTTACTTATGGTATTACTTTGACAGCTGCCTGGAAAGGCCTTGACCTGACAATCTTTGGTTCCGGTTCTCATGGCAATGATGTGTTTGCCGGCTATAACCGTACTTCCCGTATGAAAGCGAATACCTTGAAGGAATTCTATGACGGACGGTGGATTGCTGTGGGAGACAATGCAAAATATGCCCGTTCCAATCCCAGCAATTATGATAAGTATTTAAAGAGCTCCAAATTTGTATTCGACGGCTCATATTTTAAAATCAAGCAGATACAGTTGGGCTATAACCTGCCTAAGAATTTGTTGAAGCAGGTGGGTTTGAGTAACCTTCGTTTGTATTGTTCTTTAGACGACTTCTTCACATTTACCAAATATCCCGGATTTGATCCTGAATTTACGAGTACAGGCAATGCGATGGGTTTGGATATGGGCTCTTATCCGTCCAGCAAGAAAGTCGTGCTCGGTCTTAACGTAGTATTTTAA
- a CDS encoding GRP family sugar transporter: protein MILVDNYILAILCCVYCCLCWGSWANTQKMVTSKSWSFELFYWDLAFGLFFTALLGALTLGSLGSEGRTFFEDLAAMDWNSMKYALLGGIVWNFGNIFLTAAIAVAGMSIGFPIGGGLAWIGGIIFNYLLITLAGEVYPGNQALLWIGVVVIIVAICICGKAYGKMSASQASTPKKGILLAIVAGLAIMFFYGLVVKSLDPQYVAGGTGTLTPYTGVFCFAAGVLITTPIFNTFAMSHPAQGNKVTMKDYLKGDTRTHLIGMLGGFIWMSGMVVSFMGAGSANPAIAYALSNAAPVVAMIWGFFVWKEFKGAPKGTVPMIATMFVLFVVGLVLITLSN, encoded by the coding sequence ATGATACTTGTTGACAACTATATTTTGGCCATTCTGTGTTGTGTCTATTGCTGCCTCTGTTGGGGCTCTTGGGCGAATACGCAGAAGATGGTGACCTCGAAAAGCTGGAGTTTCGAGCTTTTCTATTGGGACTTGGCTTTCGGTTTGTTTTTCACGGCTCTGTTGGGGGCTCTGACATTGGGAAGCTTGGGAAGTGAAGGCCGTACTTTCTTTGAGGACTTGGCGGCAATGGACTGGAACAGTATGAAGTATGCACTGTTGGGTGGTATTGTCTGGAATTTCGGTAATATCTTTCTGACGGCAGCCATCGCTGTGGCCGGTATGTCGATAGGGTTTCCCATTGGCGGAGGCTTAGCCTGGATAGGCGGTATAATTTTTAATTATCTGCTGATAACTTTGGCCGGTGAAGTATACCCCGGAAACCAGGCATTGCTTTGGATAGGGGTAGTTGTTATCATTGTAGCCATCTGCATTTGCGGGAAGGCTTATGGAAAGATGTCGGCGAGTCAGGCATCCACCCCTAAAAAAGGTATCTTATTGGCTATTGTGGCAGGATTGGCCATCATGTTTTTCTATGGATTGGTTGTAAAATCACTCGATCCCCAGTATGTTGCGGGTGGTACGGGAACACTGACTCCCTATACCGGCGTATTTTGCTTTGCCGCCGGTGTCCTTATCACTACTCCCATTTTCAATACGTTTGCCATGAGTCATCCGGCTCAAGGAAACAAGGTCACAATGAAGGACTATCTGAAAGGTGATACCCGTACACACCTGATCGGTATGTTGGGCGGCTTTATCTGGATGAGCGGTATGGTGGTCAGCTTTATGGGAGCCGGATCAGCCAATCCGGCCATAGCCTATGCGCTGAGCAATGCCGCACCGGTGGTAGCCATGATTTGGGGATTCTTTGTATGGAAAGAGTTCAAAGGAGCTCCCAAAGGAACTGTACCTATGATTGCGACTATGTTTGTACTCTTTGTTGTGGGGCTGGTACTGATTACGCTTTCAAACTGA
- a CDS encoding DUF1593 domain-containing protein translates to MNKLKCLFLSGLMAVMPVCMSGQQTPGEKSSKPRVIITCDPELDDLNSLIRFLLFSTDFRVEGLIYASSQFHWKGDGHGTKWYVPGREYSRNGIDYGPMESWRWDPDERFIDDAVEAYEKVYPNLKVHDSSYPTPEYLKSKVRIGNIEFDGDISKDTPGSELIKAVLLDDCTDPVFINAWGGGSTIARALKSIQDIYEHTDAWKGIREKIIGKVVLSLSGDQDDTYARYIRPFWPELRQMEMGGMTVGLAYNAQLRASKENQIFYSPEWMQENIRSKGPFGEMYRVWGDGKQMVKGDKFDFFGLSGYTVDELKKQGYVVWTGIQPKGSYLAEGDTYCFLNLIGNGLRGHEDPTYGGWCGGRTVLPDSVKNLPRMEQIKYRAEHYPLPDFTAPVMNGLAARFKWSVTPNYADANHEPVIKGALAMSAKPGEKLKLKYTVTDPDKDALTIKWWQYVSAGTYRGKVAVDDPASANTTFTVPADANPGDTIHLILEATDNGTPQMNRYHRLIITVAE, encoded by the coding sequence ATGAATAAATTAAAATGCTTATTCCTATCAGGCCTTATGGCTGTGATGCCGGTTTGCATGAGCGGACAGCAGACGCCCGGTGAAAAATCGTCAAAACCGCGTGTCATCATTACTTGTGACCCGGAACTTGATGACCTGAACTCTTTGATACGTTTCCTGCTTTTCAGTACGGATTTCCGTGTGGAAGGCTTGATTTATGCCAGCAGCCAGTTCCATTGGAAAGGTGACGGGCACGGCACGAAGTGGTATGTGCCGGGACGTGAATATTCCCGTAATGGCATAGACTACGGACCGATGGAAAGTTGGCGTTGGGATCCGGATGAACGTTTCATTGACGATGCTGTGGAAGCTTATGAGAAAGTATATCCCAATCTGAAAGTGCACGACTCGTCTTATCCGACTCCCGAATACCTGAAGTCTAAAGTGCGTATCGGTAATATCGAGTTCGACGGTGATATTTCCAAGGACACTCCGGGGTCGGAGCTGATTAAAGCTGTATTGCTCGATGATTGTACGGATCCGGTATTCATCAATGCTTGGGGAGGTGGCAGCACCATCGCCCGTGCCTTGAAGTCCATTCAGGATATTTATGAGCATACCGATGCCTGGAAAGGCATCCGTGAGAAGATAATAGGAAAAGTGGTCCTTTCCCTTTCGGGTGATCAGGATGATACGTATGCACGGTATATCCGACCTTTCTGGCCGGAACTCAGACAAATGGAGATGGGGGGCATGACAGTCGGCCTGGCTTATAATGCACAGTTAAGAGCCTCCAAGGAAAATCAGATTTTCTACTCTCCGGAATGGATGCAGGAGAACATCCGCAGTAAAGGTCCTTTCGGCGAGATGTATCGGGTCTGGGGAGACGGTAAGCAGATGGTGAAAGGTGATAAGTTCGATTTCTTCGGTTTGTCGGGTTATACGGTTGATGAATTGAAAAAGCAAGGCTATGTGGTTTGGACCGGAATCCAGCCGAAAGGGTCCTATCTGGCTGAAGGCGACACTTACTGTTTCCTGAATTTGATAGGTAACGGCCTGCGTGGTCACGAAGACCCCACTTATGGGGGATGGTGCGGTGGAAGAACCGTCCTTCCCGATTCGGTGAAGAATCTTCCGCGCATGGAACAGATAAAGTATAGAGCCGAGCACTATCCTTTGCCCGACTTCACTGCTCCGGTAATGAATGGATTGGCTGCCCGTTTTAAATGGTCGGTCACTCCAAACTATGCCGACGCAAATCATGAACCGGTGATAAAAGGGGCGCTTGCCATGAGTGCCAAGCCGGGTGAGAAGCTGAAACTTAAATACACTGTAACCGATCCGGATAAGGATGCCCTTACCATTAAATGGTGGCAATATGTGTCAGCCGGTACATATCGGGGCAAAGTAGCGGTAGATGACCCTGCTTCTGCAAATACAACTTTTACTGTTCCGGCTGATGCCAACCCCGGTGATACCATCCACTTGATTTTGGAAGCTACGGATAACGGTACGCCACAGATGAACCGCTATCATCGTCTGATTATTACAGTGGCAGAATGA